TGACCATCTCGGGTGCGATGTCCTTCGAAGACGGGCTGAAACTGGTCGCGCTCCGCGGACGCGCGATGCAGGATGCCGCCGAAGCGAGCCAGGGCGGCATGGTGGCCCTGATCGGTGCGGACGAGAATCAGGCCCAGCAGATCTGCGAAAAAGCACGTGGCTCCGAAGTGCTGGTGTGCGCCAACTTCAACGCGCCGGGACAGATCGTGCTCTCGGGTTCAAAGTCGGCGTGCGATCGCGCCGGGCCGATCGCAAGTGAGATGGGCCTGCGTGCGACGCCGCTTGTCGTCGCCGGCGCGTTCCACTCGCCCCTGATGCAGCCCGCCGCCGAGCGATTGGCAAGGGCTCTTTCCGAAGTCGAAATCCGCGCCCCCCGCTGCCCGGTGTACGCAAACGTCACAGCGCAGCCTCATGCAATCGACGCGACGAGCATCCGCGAGCGACTGGTGGAACAGCTCACGAGTCCGGTTCGCTGGGCACAATCCTGCGCCGCGATCGCCTCCGCGCTCGCCGGCAAGGCCGAATTCCATGAGCTGGCCCCCGGGCGCACGCTCGCCGGTCTGTATCGAAGAATCGACAAGAACGTCAAGGTCATCGCTCACGAAGAGCCCTAGCGAAACTCTTCTCAGGAATTCGCATGCGACTGAACTCCTACTGGACAATCCTTCCGATCTCGTTCGCTCTGCTCGCGGGCACGGCGATTCTTCCCGGCTGCGGCGAAAAGAAGCCGCCCCCGAAACCGACCGCCCCACCACCTCCTCCCCCTCCTCCGGCGCCGAAGCAGATCGAAGTTTCGACGTTGCTCCAGACCAGCCGCGCGGACAAGCGTGTGCAGTTCCCGCAGGAAAAGGCGCCCGTGGACGACACGGTCGCCCTCGCGGTGATCGACCTTGCGAGCGCGATCGCCAAGGGCGACGCCAAGGCGATGAACGGGATGCTGATCAACGTCGGAAAGGACGTGCTCGAGCAACTGCAGGCAAACGGGCAATGGGAAGATGCCACGGAGAAAATTGAGGCGATCCGCGTGGTGGAATTGAGTGCGCCGGGCGCCAAACCGCAGAGCTTCAATGTTTCGCTCGCTGTGCAGGAACCCGGAATCGCCTACCTCGTCCGTTTCACCGGCACGCTGGACAACGGCAAATACCTGTTCACCGGATTGCCGGGCGGACGCAAAACTCATGCGCGCGCGAATCAGTTTGACGACGGGGTCTTTGACTGATCGTGCCGCATACAAAAACCACTTCTGATCGCGGAATCCTCATGACAGAAACAGCAAAGAGAGTCGCCGTCGTCACGGGAGCATCCCGCGGCATCGGCCGTTCCATCGCCCAGCGCCTCGCAAA
The DNA window shown above is from Phycisphaeraceae bacterium and carries:
- the fabD gene encoding ACP S-malonyltransferase, producing MSTPLVILCPGQGAQSVGMGKAFAEKSPDVRAVFDQADRILGTSLGSPLSALCFEGPAERLNKTDASQPAIFATSIACYAALKAQWNYGNGEAPIAAAAGLSLGEYTALTISGAMSFEDGLKLVALRGRAMQDAAEASQGGMVALIGADENQAQQICEKARGSEVLVCANFNAPGQIVLSGSKSACDRAGPIASEMGLRATPLVVAGAFHSPLMQPAAERLARALSEVEIRAPRCPVYANVTAQPHAIDATSIRERLVEQLTSPVRWAQSCAAIASALAGKAEFHELAPGRTLAGLYRRIDKNVKVIAHEEP